CGTTGGCAATCAGCCGCGCTACCTTGCCTACCCGAGCGACAGTGCGGCCCGGGCACTGCTGTCGGGGTTGAGCGTGCGGGAATGGGGTTTCACCGTAACCAAACCCAGCAACTTCGGTAACGGTTACCAGAGCCTGTTCTACGTGCCCAGCGGGCGGATGCTGTTACCCGACTGGGCGGCTTACCCTCCGGTGTACTGAGCGCATGAGCCCGCTGGCCAGACGCATGCCCGGTTGACTGGCCGGTGCTGCCTGGCAGTCAGCGTGGCTCGTCGCTGCCTGCCTGCCGGGCTTCGTGCGCCACGGCCGTGCTGGCCGCCCTGGCAGTAAAAGCTGCGGTGTCGAGCACGATGCCGTGGGCGATGTACAGCTCGACGTCGGTGCGCGGCTGGCCGGCACGCTGTTCGGTGCCGACGATGACGACGCCGGTCTTGCGGTCCGAGTAGATCCGGTATTCGGTGCGCGGGCCGACCAGGTTGACCCGCAGCTCGCTGTGCAGATTGCTCTGCATCAGCCCGAAGTAGGCGCGCAGCCGCCGTGGCCCCGGGCCGTCGTTGCGCTGGCAGCCGGCGTCGCAGCGGTAGGCGTGGACGAGCTTGTAGCCGTTGCGCTTCAGGATGTCGCCGTAATAGTCGTTGGCCCACTGGGCAGTGTCGTCGAGCGTGTAGCCGTAGAACCACGTGTTGCCGGCCACCGGCACCCGGTGGTCGACGCGCAGCCCGCCGCCGGGCTTGAAGTACGGTGTCGAGACCGGCACGTCGACGCGGACGTGCTCGAGGTACTTGCCCTGCTCGAACGGCGGGTTGCCGGGCAGGATGTCGAGGTCGAACGGCGCGCGGTTCAGCGGCACCGGCGTTTCGCGCACCGGCCATACGGTTTCCGGTCCGGCCCTGTCGCCGGCCGGGCAGTCGGCGTGACCCAGCCCCGGCGCGGTCGGGCTGGCCTTGAGCTTGCGTGCGATCGGCTTCACGTCGCGGATCGCCCCCTGGGCGATCGCCAGTGTCACGTCGACGAGCGACGGGTCGGTGTCCGAACGGCCGGTGCCGAGCAGCACGACGCCCTTGCGCGGGCTGGTGTAGACGGTGTAATCGACCGTATAGCCCGGTTCGGGGCGCGGCCGGACATTGCGCATCGCGTTGCCGGCGATGCGGCGCAGCTCGACGCCGTCGGTGTCGCGCAGGCAGCGCTCGTCGCACTGCTGCACCTCGACCCGGGTAAAGCCGCGGCCGGCCAGCGCGCACTCGTAATGCTTGCGGACCGCGGCGGCGGTGACGCTGCCGTCGCGATAGCGGTATTCGGCGTACCAGCCGTCGCCCACCACCGGCACCGTGTATTCGTCCCAGCGCTCGGGTACGCCGCGCTTGTCGCGGATCCAGCCCGATACCGGTACGTCGAGCTCGACGCCGGCGCGCACGAAGGGTGGAAAGGTCGACGCGTAGCCAGGCAGGGGCGCGAGTCCGAACGGCATGGTCGCCGCGCCGAGGGTGGAGTCGGCGTTGGCCAGCGGTAGCGCGAGCAGCAGGATCCACGGCTTCATCGGCTTGCTCCAGCGGAGGTGCTGCTTTCAAGATACAAGCAGCATCACCGCGGTGCCGTGCCGGCGGTCGGCCGTCATCAGGGCGCTGTTACGGGCGCCGGCCGTGGCCACTGTGCCTTTGCCGGGATCGCGGACGGCGCATACTGGATGCTCCTTTTCCGGAGCGTCGCCATGGCGTTGAAAGACTGGCTGGCCGCACTGCTGGTGATCGTGGCCTGGGGTGTCAATTTCGTCGTCATCAAGGTCAGCCTGCACGGCGTGCCGCCGATGCTGCTCGGCGCCTTGCGTTTCATGCTGGTCGCGTTTCCCGCGGTGCTGTTCGTGCCCCGCCCGCAAGTGCCGTGGACGCGGCTGCTGGCCTATGGCGCGACGATCAGCCTTGGCCAGTTCGTCTTCCTGTTTTCCGCCATCGATGCCGGCATGCCGGCCGGTCTGGCTTCGCTGGTGCTGCAGGCCCAGGCCTTCTTCACCGTGCTGCTGGCCGCAGCGCTGTTCGGCGAGCGCATGCACTGGTACAGCCTGGCCGGGCTGGCCGTGGCGGCGGCCGGGCTGGCGATGATCGGGCTGAGCGGCGGTGCCGGACGCGTCTCCGCGCTCGGCTTCGGGCTGACGCTGTGCGCCGCGCTGTGCTGGGCGGGCGGCAATCTGGTGATCAAGGGCATCGGCAAGGTCGACCCGCTGGGCCTGGTGGTCTGGGGGGCGCTGGTGCCGCCCTTGCCGTTTCTGGCGCTGTCGTTCTGGCTGGAAGGCACGCCGCGCATCACGGCCAGCCTCGCCAGCCCCGGCGTCGACAGCGTACTGGCGGTGCTCTATCTGGCCTACGTCGCCACCTGCCTGGGCTACGGGCTGTGGGGCCGTCTGCTGGCCCACCATCCGGTGCGGCAGATTGCGCCGCTGACCTTGCTGGTGCCGGTGGTCGGACTGGTTTCGGCGCGGCTGTTGCTGGGCGAACAGCTGACACCGGTCCAGTGGGCGGGCGGGCTGGTGGTGATGCTCGGGCTGCTGGTCAACGTGTTCGGCCCGCGCTGGCGGGCTGCGCCGCAGACCGCCTGATCCGCCGGCACCTCAGCCGCCGGCGCGCTTCACCGTGTGGCCCAGCTGCCTGAGCAGGTCCATCACCGGCTCGCAGTGATCGCCCTGGATTTCGATCACGCCGTCCTTGACCGTGCCGCCCGATCCGCACCGGGTCCGCAACTGTTTGGCCAGCAGTGCGAGCGCGGCCGCATCCAGCGTCAGGCCCTTGACCAGCGTGACGCCTTTGCCTTTGCGCGTTTCCCGCGATACCCGCAATGCGCCGTCGGCAAAGCCCGTCGGCACGGCGGCCTTGCAGCTGCAGGCCGCCAGTGGCTGGCGGCAGGCCGGGCACATGCTGCCGTGTTCGGTCGAGTAGACCAGACCGCCTGACGATGGCGCTTTCAATGGGTGGGTTCGCGTTCGTGTTGGAGGATCAGCGCGCCACGTCAGCGCCCGCTGCGCGCCTTGCCGTGGGTCTTCTTGCCCTTGCCCTGACCCGGCAGCACGACCTTGCGTGAGCCGGCCGGAACGCGCGGCTTGACGGCCTGCGAGGCCGGCTGCGCACCGTGCGGTGCTTGCGCCCTTGGTGCTGCGTGGCTGCGTTTTTCCCCGGCGGCCTCGCGCGGGATCAGGTGGTGCGGTGCATTGCCGATCAGGTCGGCGCGGCCCATATTGATCAGCGCTTCGCGCAGCAACGGCCAGTTGTCCGGATCGTGGAAACGCAGGAAGGCCTTGTGCAGCTTGCGGCGATAGCCGTCGCGGATCACGTCGACCTTTTCCGAGCTGCGGCCGAGCTTCTTCAGCGGATTGCGGCGGGTGTGCCACATCGTCGTCGCCAGTGCCATCGGTGTCGGCGTGAACGCTTGCACCTGGTCGGGCTTGAAGTTGTTCTTCTTCAGCCACAGCGCCAGATTCAGCATGTCCTCGTCGGCGGTGCCCGGGTGGGCGGCGATGAAGTAGGGGATCAGGTACTGCTGCTTGCCGGCTTCCTTGCTGTACTTCTCGAACAGGCGCTTGAAGTTCTCGAACGCGCCGATGCCCGGCTTCATCATCTTGGACAGCGGCGCGTCCTCGGTGTGCTCGGGGGCGATCTTCAGGTAGCCGCTGACGTGGTGGGTGACCAGCTCCTTGATGTACTCGGGCGACTCGACCGCGATGTCGTAGCGCAGGCCCGAGCCGATGGTGATCTTCTTCACCCCCGGAATCGCCCGTGCCTTGCGGTACAGCTGGATCAGGTGCGAGTGGTCGGTGTTGAGGTTCTCGCAGATGCCCGGGTAGACGCAGCTCAAACGGCGGCAGCTGTGCTCGATCTTTTCGTCCTTGCACGCCAGCCGGTACATGTTCGCGGTCGGGCCGCCGAGGTCGCTGATGTGGCCCTTGAAGCCGTCGGTCTTGTCGCGGATTTCCTCGATCTCGCTCAGGATCGACTGCTCCGAGCGGCTCTGGATGATGCGGCCCTCGTGCTCGGTGATCGAGCAGAAGGTACAGCCGCCGAAACAGCCGCGCATGATGTTGATCGAGAAGCGGATCATCTCCCACGCCGGAATGTGCGCCTTGCCGTAGCTCGGGTGCGGATTGCGTGCGTACGGCAGGCCGTAGACGTAGTCCATCTCCGGCGTGGTCAGCGGCACCGGCGGCGGGTTGAGCCAGACGTCGCGCTCGCCGTGCGCCTGCACCAGCGCGCGGGCGTTGCCGGGGTTGGATTCCAGATGCAGCGTGCGGCTGGCGTGCGCGTACAGCACCGGGTCGTGCGCGACGGCTTCGTACGCCGGAATCCGCACCACGGTTTTCTGCCGCTCTGCCTGCCTGGCGGCGATGCGTTCGGCCTTGCTGACGAGGCGGATCGGTTTCGGCGCGTCGGCGGCGCCGCCGGTTTCACAGGCCGCGCCCTGTTTGTCTTCCTCCATCGCGTACGGGTCCGGGTGCGGATCGACGCGACCCGGGGTGTCGACGGTGGACGAGTCGAGTACCAGCCAGTCGCGCGCCGGCATCCAGCCGTGGCTGGTCATGAAGGCCGTGCCGCGCACGTCGCGGATGTCCCTGAGCTTTTCGCCGGCCGCGGCGCGGTGGGTCACCTCGACCAGCGCGCGCTCGGCGTTGCCGAACAGCAGGATGTCGGCCTTGGCGTAGACGATCGCCGACTGGCGCACCTTGTCGCTCCAGTAGTCGTACTGGGCGATCCGCCGCAGGCTGGCCTCGATGCTGCCGACCATGATCTGCACGCCCGGAAACGCCTCGCGGCAGCGCTGCGAATACACCGTCACCGCGCGGTCGGGCCGGCGGCCGGCGGCCGCGTCGGGCGTGTACGCGTCGTCCGAGCGCGGGCGCTTGTCGGCGGTGTAGCGGTTGATCATCGAATCCATATTGCCGGCGGTGATGCCGAAGAACAGCTTCGGCTTGCCCAATGCCTTGTACGGTTCGGCACTGTCCCACTCGGGCTGGCTGATGATGCCGACCCTGTAGCCCTGCGATTCGAGCAGCCGGCCGACCAGCGCCATGCCGAAGCTCGGGTGGTCGATGTAGCAGTCGCCGGTCACCAGGATCACGTCGCACTCGTCCCAGCCGAGCGCGTCCATCTCGGACCGGCTCATCGGCAGGAACGGCGCCGGCTTGGCGCGGCGTTGCGGGGCGTAATCGAAAATCGGCGTTGGAACGGAATTCATGATGACCGGCAATCTGGCTAATCGGCCATTTTCGCAGATTTCACGGCGGTGAATCCGGAATTTTTCTTGTTTTTCATCGGGATAGCGACGGTCGGCGGGGTAAAATGACCGACCCGAACCAAGGAAGTCCACATGCAAATCTGGGTCGACGCCGATGCCTGCCCCAAGGTGATCCGCGAAATCCTCTGCCGCGCCGCCGAGCGTGCGCAGATCCGTACCGTCTTCGTCGCCAACCAGCTCTTGAGCGTGCCGCCGTCGAAATGGATCGCCGCGCTGCAGGTGCCCAAGGGCTTTGACGTCGCCGACAACGAGATCGTCGCGCGCGTCGTCGCCGGCGATCTCGTCATCACCGCCGACATTCCGCTGGCCGCCGACGTGATCGCCCGCGGCGCGCAGGTGCTCGATCCGCGCGGCGAGAGGATGACGGCGGAGAACATCCGCGAGCGGCTGTCGATGCGCGATTTCATGCAGGGGCTGCGCGACTCGGGCGTCGAGACCGGCGGGCACTCGGCGCTGAACCAGGGCGACCGGCAGGCCTTTGGCCGTGCGCTCGACACTTGGCTGGCTCGTCTGCCGAAACAGTTTCCGGAATGACAAGGGAAGGAAAGCGCATGGCCAACCTGTTTGAAAACCTGCCCGTCGGGCTGCCCGGCGAGCTGTTCGAGACGCTGGCGCGCGGCAAGCATGTGCGGATCGAACGCATCGTCTCGCACGGCCAGGTGTCGCCGGACGGCTTCTGGTACGACCAGAGCGAATCCGAATGGGTGATCGTGCTGCAGGGCAGCGCGCGGCTGCGCTTCGAGGACGAAGCGGCCGACACCGAACTCGGCGTCGGCGACCACGTGCTGATCGCGCCGCACCGCCGCCACCGGGTGACGCATACCGGGACGCCGACGGTGTGGCTGGCGGTGTTCTTTCAGGACGGTTCCGCAGGCCACTGCCGGAAGGACTAGTCCGTTCGCCACCCATCGTCTAGCTCCGACGGTGAATGGCCGCGGCCATCGCGGCTGCATAGGCTGGTGTCATCGCCCGTCGGAGCTACGGTCATGGCAACAACATCTGGCAAGGCCATCCCGGTACTGGTGTCCAGTACCTTCGCGTTCACCATCAGTTTTGCGGTCTGGATGATGTTTGCCGTCATCGGCATCCCGATCAAGGCGCAGCTCGGCCTCAGCGAAACCCAGTTCGGCCTGCTCGCGGCCATGCCGGTGCTGACCGGCTCGCTGGTGCGCGTGCCGCTGGGGATCTGGACCGACCGTTTCGGCGGCCGCATCGTCATGTTCGTACTGCTGCTGAGCACGGTGATCCCGATCTGGCTGATGAGCTACGCGACCGAGTACTGGCAGTTCCTGGTGCTGGCGCTCTTTGTCGGCATTGCCGGCGGCTCGTTCTCGGTCGGCACGCCGTACGTGGCGCGCTGGTTTCCGCCGCACCGCAAGGGGCTGGCGATGGGGGTGTTCGGGGCCGGCAATTCGGGCTCGGCGCTGACCAAGTTCGTCGCGCCGGCGCTGATCGTGGCTGCGGGCGGTGCGTGGATGATCGTGCCGCAGGTCTACGCGGTGGCGATGCTCGTCACCGCCGTGCTGTTCTGGTTCGGCTCGGCGTCCGATCCGGCGCACCGGGTCGCGTCGGCGACCAGCGTCCGCGCCCAGTTCGCGCTGCTGAAAGACCCGCGGGTCTGGCGCTACTGCCAGTACTACTCGGTGGTGTTCGGCGGCTACGTGGCGCTGGCGCTGTGGATGACCAAGTACTACATCGGCGAATACGGTTTCGACATCCGCCTTGCCGCGCTGCTGGCGGCGTGCTTCTCGCTGCCCGGCGGCGTGCTGCGTGCGCTCGGCGGCTGGATTTCGGACCGCCACGGTGCCTACAGGACGACCTGGCTGGTGATGTGGGTGTGCTGGGTGGCGTTCTTCATCCTCAGCTACCCGCAGACCGACTTCACCATCCAGACCGTCAACGGCCCGCGCACCTTCCATGTCGGCCTCGACCCGTGGCTGTTCACGGTGCTGCTGTTCGTCGTCGGCATCGCCACGGCGATCGGCAAGGCGTCGGTGTTCAAGTTCATTTCGGACGACTTCGGCGACAACATCGGCGCGGTATCGGGCATCGTCGGTCTGGCCGGCGGTCTGGGCGGCTTCCTGCTGCCCATCCTCTTCGGCGCCGCGCTCGACCTGACCGGCGTGCGTTCGAGCTGCTTCATGCTGCTCTACGGCACCGTCTGCGTCAGCCTCGTCTGGATGCACTTCAGCTTCCGGCGTGAAGAAGTCGCCGCCGGGCAGAAGGCGCTTGCGCGCAGCGGCCGTCGGGCTACTTGAGCGTGTCGAACTCGACGAGCAGCGTGGTCTTCTCGTCGTTGAGCCAGAGCTGGCCGTCCTGGATCGTCACCTGCAGCCGCATCGAGCGCTCGAGCATGGCGCCGAGCGCGCCCAGCGTGTCGTTGTCGATCGCCAGCACGTGCAGATTGTCGAAGCGCGCAAAGCCGCCGGCCATCGGCGCCCACCAGGTGTCGGCAAAGCGCGGGCCGCCGTAGGCGTAGATCCACGCCTCACCGGCGCGCTGTGCGGCGCGGCGGATGCGTTTTTCGTCGGGCTGGCCCAGCTCGATCATCACCTCGATCTCGTCGACGAGGTTCTTCTGCCACAGCGCCGGCTCTTCGTCGTCGCTGATGCCCTTGCCGAAGGCCAGCGTCTCGCTGGCGTGGCGGGCAAAGGCAACCAGACGCAGCATCAGCCGCTCCGGCGTTTCCGACGGGTGCTGGGCGACGGTGAGCGCATGGGTTTCGTAATAACCGCGATCCATGTCGGCGATATTGAGTTCGGCTTTGTAGATCGTGGCCTTGAGCGCCATGGCGGTTCCGTGTGGGGGAAAAGGGAAAAAGGCGCAACAGTTTAGTGCAGCGCAAACGAATCGGCGAGAAAAGGGCGCTCGGGGAGCCGGGCGGCGGGTGCGGTTCCCCGGAAATGGGCATAAAATCGTGTTTTTTCACGGACGACGGTTGTCCGGTATCTCAACCCGTGGGGCAAGCAATGAATCTGGCGGATGTGCAGGCGAAGTATCAGGCGTTCAAGGAACTCGGTCTCAAACTCGACATGTCGCGCGGCAAGCCGGCGCCGGAGCAGCTCGATCTGTCGCTGCCGCTGCTCGACGCGCTCGACGGCTTCAAGACCGCCGACGGCACCGACACCCGCAACTACGGCGGCACCGTCGCCGAAGCGCGCACGCTGTTCGCCAGCCTGCTCGAGGTGCCGGCCGGCCAGATCGTCGTCGACGGCAGTGCCAGCCTGTCGCTGATGCACGATGTGCTGATCTACAGCGTGGTCTACGGCCAGCCCGGCCATGCGCCGTGGGCGGGCCAGAACCCGGCCTTCATCTGCCCGGTGCCGGGGTACGACCGTCACTTCGCGATCTGCGAAGCGCTCGGCATCCGCATGATCAATGTGCCGATGACGGAAAATGGCCCGGACATGGACGAAGTCGAGCGCCTTGTCGCGTCGGACGCCAGCATCAAGGGCATGTGGAACGTGCCGAAGTACAGCAACCCGGGGGGCGTGGTGTATTCGGACGAAACCGTCCGCCGCCTGGCCGCGATGAAGACCGCTGCGCCGGACTTCATCCTGATGTGGGACGACGCGTACCGCTTCCACCACCTCACCGAAGAGAACATCGTCAACGCCAACGTGATCGATGCCTGCGCCGCTGCCGGCAACGCCAACCGCGCCTGGGTGTTCGCGTCGACGTCGAAGGTCACCTTCGCCGGTGCCGGCCTGGCCGCCGTGGCCAGCTCGCCTGAGAACATCGCCTGGTGGACCAAGAAGTCGGGCATCCGCAGCATCGGTCCGGACAAGGTCAACCAGCTGCGCCACGTGCGTTTCCTCAAGGACCGTGCCGGTCTGGAAGCGCTGATGGTCAAGCACCGCGAAATCCTCGCGCCGAAGTTCGACGCCGCGCTGGCGCAGTTCGAAGCCGTGCTCGGCGGCATCGAAGGCGTGAGCTGGACCTACCCGAAGGGCGGTTACTTCATCGATCTGGTGACGCCGAACGGCTTCGCCAGGCAGACCGTTGAACTCGCCAAGGCCGCCGGCATCACGCTGACCCCGGCCGGTGCCGCGTTCCCGTACGGCAAGGACCCGAAGGACGCACATATCCGCATCGCGCCGAGCTTCCCGTCGCTGAAGGAAATCACCCAGGCGGCCGAAGGCATTGCGCTGGCCTTGCGCCTCGCAATCGGCCGCTAAAAAATCCACGCAATTCGGCGGCTGCGCCTGCGCATCTCACGCCCGTCCGATGCTCGAAATCCTCATGGACACGACGTCCATTCCGGTTTCTGTGCTTCGGGCGAACGTGACCTGCTTGGGCTCGCTCGCCGACCTGCGCGGATTTGGTACTGAATCTGCGGCTGCGCCTGCGCATCTCACGCCCATCCGATGCTCGAAATCCTCATGGACACGACGTCCATTCCGGTTTCTGTGCTTCGGGCGAACGTGACCTGCTTGGGCTCGCTCGCCGCCTTGCGCGGATTTTGCGTTGAATACAAAACCGCTGCCCGGCTTGCCCGGCGGCGGTTTTTCTTTGCTCAAGTGGTCGCGGTGACGGGTGCACGCTTGGGTCGGGAGATGAGTCGGTGTTGTCCGGCATCCAGTGCGGCTTTGCCCGTGTTGCGCTGCAGGTAAAGCGCCGACGGATGCGGTCGTCGTGGGGTGGCCGGCGGCTTATGCTGTCGGCATGAATGATTCCCCGCTCTGGACTGCCGGCTTCCGGCACTTTGTCGGTCTGCGCTTCATGCCGCTGGCCATGCACGACGGCCCGCCGCCGCCACCCGGCGATGTCGACCGCTTCGCCTTCTGCTTCGTCGCGGCAGGCTCGGCGGCGGTGAGCATCGGCGGAGCCAGCCAGCTTGTCGCCGCGCCGGCGGTGTTGCTGCTCGACGAGACGCTGCGGCCGGCGTTCGACGCTGCGCGCGGCCTGCGCTGCGACAGCGTCGTGTTCCACCCGGGCATCGTCAACGACGCGCTCGAACCGGCCGCCTTGCGCGCCGGCAGCTATGTCGGCACGGCGATGCAGGATGCCGACGTGCTCGATCCCTTCATCAGCGCGTCGCCGCTGCGCCGCTGCCTTGCGCTGTCGCCGGCACTCGCAGCGCAGACGGCGGCGACGCTGGCGCAGATGCGCACACTGCTTTCGAACCAGGACGACCCGCGCTGGCCGTGCCGGACCCGGGCGGCGTGGATTGCCCTGCTGTTCGGCCTGCGTGCCGCGTGGGAGGCGAGCGACCCGGCGCTGCCGATGCCTGGCGATGCACGCATCGCCACGGCGCTGCAGTGGG
This window of the Jeongeupia sp. USM3 genome carries:
- a CDS encoding EamA family transporter yields the protein MALKDWLAALLVIVAWGVNFVVIKVSLHGVPPMLLGALRFMLVAFPAVLFVPRPQVPWTRLLAYGATISLGQFVFLFSAIDAGMPAGLASLVLQAQAFFTVLLAAALFGERMHWYSLAGLAVAAAGLAMIGLSGGAGRVSALGFGLTLCAALCWAGGNLVIKGIGKVDPLGLVVWGALVPPLPFLALSFWLEGTPRITASLASPGVDSVLAVLYLAYVATCLGYGLWGRLLAHHPVRQIAPLTLLVPVVGLVSARLLLGEQLTPVQWAGGLVVMLGLLVNVFGPRWRAAPQTA
- a CDS encoding stress response translation initiation inhibitor YciH, with protein sequence MCPACRQPLAACSCKAAVPTGFADGALRVSRETRKGKGVTLVKGLTLDAAALALLAKQLRTRCGSGGTVKDGVIEIQGDHCEPVMDLLRQLGHTVKRAGG
- a CDS encoding YgiQ family radical SAM protein, producing MNSVPTPIFDYAPQRRAKPAPFLPMSRSEMDALGWDECDVILVTGDCYIDHPSFGMALVGRLLESQGYRVGIISQPEWDSAEPYKALGKPKLFFGITAGNMDSMINRYTADKRPRSDDAYTPDAAAGRRPDRAVTVYSQRCREAFPGVQIMVGSIEASLRRIAQYDYWSDKVRQSAIVYAKADILLFGNAERALVEVTHRAAAGEKLRDIRDVRGTAFMTSHGWMPARDWLVLDSSTVDTPGRVDPHPDPYAMEEDKQGAACETGGAADAPKPIRLVSKAERIAARQAERQKTVVRIPAYEAVAHDPVLYAHASRTLHLESNPGNARALVQAHGERDVWLNPPPVPLTTPEMDYVYGLPYARNPHPSYGKAHIPAWEMIRFSINIMRGCFGGCTFCSITEHEGRIIQSRSEQSILSEIEEIRDKTDGFKGHISDLGGPTANMYRLACKDEKIEHSCRRLSCVYPGICENLNTDHSHLIQLYRKARAIPGVKKITIGSGLRYDIAVESPEYIKELVTHHVSGYLKIAPEHTEDAPLSKMMKPGIGAFENFKRLFEKYSKEAGKQQYLIPYFIAAHPGTADEDMLNLALWLKKNNFKPDQVQAFTPTPMALATTMWHTRRNPLKKLGRSSEKVDVIRDGYRRKLHKAFLRFHDPDNWPLLREALINMGRADLIGNAPHHLIPREAAGEKRSHAAPRAQAPHGAQPASQAVKPRVPAGSRKVVLPGQGKGKKTHGKARSGR
- a CDS encoding YaiI/YqxD family protein; translated protein: MQIWVDADACPKVIREILCRAAERAQIRTVFVANQLLSVPPSKWIAALQVPKGFDVADNEIVARVVAGDLVITADIPLAADVIARGAQVLDPRGERMTAENIRERLSMRDFMQGLRDSGVETGGHSALNQGDRQAFGRALDTWLARLPKQFPE
- a CDS encoding cupin domain-containing protein, producing the protein MANLFENLPVGLPGELFETLARGKHVRIERIVSHGQVSPDGFWYDQSESEWVIVLQGSARLRFEDEAADTELGVGDHVLIAPHRRHRVTHTGTPTVWLAVFFQDGSAGHCRKD
- a CDS encoding nitrate/nitrite transporter — translated: MATTSGKAIPVLVSSTFAFTISFAVWMMFAVIGIPIKAQLGLSETQFGLLAAMPVLTGSLVRVPLGIWTDRFGGRIVMFVLLLSTVIPIWLMSYATEYWQFLVLALFVGIAGGSFSVGTPYVARWFPPHRKGLAMGVFGAGNSGSALTKFVAPALIVAAGGAWMIVPQVYAVAMLVTAVLFWFGSASDPAHRVASATSVRAQFALLKDPRVWRYCQYYSVVFGGYVALALWMTKYYIGEYGFDIRLAALLAACFSLPGGVLRALGGWISDRHGAYRTTWLVMWVCWVAFFILSYPQTDFTIQTVNGPRTFHVGLDPWLFTVLLFVVGIATAIGKASVFKFISDDFGDNIGAVSGIVGLAGGLGGFLLPILFGAALDLTGVRSSCFMLLYGTVCVSLVWMHFSFRREEVAAGQKALARSGRRAT
- a CDS encoding YaeQ family protein; translation: MALKATIYKAELNIADMDRGYYETHALTVAQHPSETPERLMLRLVAFARHASETLAFGKGISDDEEPALWQKNLVDEIEVMIELGQPDEKRIRRAAQRAGEAWIYAYGGPRFADTWWAPMAGGFARFDNLHVLAIDNDTLGALGAMLERSMRLQVTIQDGQLWLNDEKTTLLVEFDTLK
- a CDS encoding aminotransferase class I/II-fold pyridoxal phosphate-dependent enzyme; amino-acid sequence: MNLADVQAKYQAFKELGLKLDMSRGKPAPEQLDLSLPLLDALDGFKTADGTDTRNYGGTVAEARTLFASLLEVPAGQIVVDGSASLSLMHDVLIYSVVYGQPGHAPWAGQNPAFICPVPGYDRHFAICEALGIRMINVPMTENGPDMDEVERLVASDASIKGMWNVPKYSNPGGVVYSDETVRRLAAMKTAAPDFILMWDDAYRFHHLTEENIVNANVIDACAAAGNANRAWVFASTSKVTFAGAGLAAVASSPENIAWWTKKSGIRSIGPDKVNQLRHVRFLKDRAGLEALMVKHREILAPKFDAALAQFEAVLGGIEGVSWTYPKGGYFIDLVTPNGFARQTVELAKAAGITLTPAGAAFPYGKDPKDAHIRIAPSFPSLKEITQAAEGIALALRLAIGR
- a CDS encoding helix-turn-helix domain-containing protein — its product is MNDSPLWTAGFRHFVGLRFMPLAMHDGPPPPPGDVDRFAFCFVAAGSAAVSIGGASQLVAAPAVLLLDETLRPAFDAARGLRCDSVVFHPGIVNDALEPAALRAGSYVGTAMQDADVLDPFISASPLRRCLALSPALAAQTAATLAQMRTLLSNQDDPRWPCRTRAAWIALLFGLRAAWEASDPALPMPGDARIATALQWVHDHYAESFTVDALARLAGCNRTTLNDGFRAHTGHSVRAYVVTLRMRAASQLLRDTLIPVGDVMARVGYDNPSHFSRTFRTITGLTPGAYRQRECWMNG